One Urocitellus parryii isolate mUroPar1 chromosome 8, mUroPar1.hap1, whole genome shotgun sequence DNA window includes the following coding sequences:
- the Psmb9 gene encoding proteasome subunit beta type-9 → MLRAGAPTGDFSRTGEVHTGTTIMAVEFDGGVVVGSDSRVSAGEAVVNRVFDKLSPLHHRIYCALSGSAADAQAIADMAAYQLELHGLELEEPPLVLAAANVIRNITYKYREDLSAHLMIAGWDQREGGQVYGTLGGMLTRQPFAIGGSGSTYMYGYVDAAYKPGMTPEECRRFTTDAITLAMNRDGSSGGVIYLVTITAAGVDHRVILGNELPKFYDE, encoded by the exons ATGCTGCGGGCTGGAGCACCTACCGGGGACTTCTCCCGGACCGGAGAAGTCCACACTGGG ACAACCATCATGGCAGTGGAGTTTGATGGGGGTGTCGTGGTGGGTTCTGATTCCCGGGTGTCTGCAGG AGAAGCAGTGGTCAACCGGGTGTTTGACAAGCTGTCCCCTCTACACCATCGCATCTACTGTGCCCTCTCTGGTTCAGCCGCTGATGCCCAAGCCATTGCAGACATGGCTGCCTACCAGCTGGAGTTGCATGG GTTGGAACTGGAAGAACCTCCACTGGTTCTGGCTGCTGCAAATGTGATAAGGAACATCACCTACAAATATAGGGAAGACTTGTCGGCACACCTCATGATAGCTGGCTGGGACCAACGTGAAGGGGGCCAG GTATATGGAACCCTGGGAGGAATGCTGACTCGACAGCCCTTTGCCATTGGTGGATCTGGCAGCACTTACATGTACGGTTATGTGGATGCAGCATATAAACCAGGCATGACCCCTGAGGAGTGCAGGCGCTTCACCACAGATG CTATCACTCTGGCCATGAACCGGGATGGTTCCAGTGGAGGTGTCATCTACCTGGTCACTATCACCGCTGCAGGTGTGGATCATCGAGTAATCTTGGGGAATGAGCTGCCAAAATTCTATGACGAGTGA
- the Tap1 gene encoding antigen peptide transporter 1 — translation MACPKWSAGCRFFRCSGASLGAWLGASLLLSADCVLLRTALPGVVSRLVPSSLLLLRTWVVGLSRWIILWLGVRGILKATVGCKGGSTRGHGWLAVLEPLAAALGLALPGLALLRELGSWGALGDVDSTRLLHWGSRLDAFVLSYVAALPAAALWHKLGSLWEASGHGDSGVAVRRLLGCLGSEVRRFPLILVLLVLSCLGEMAIPFFTGRLTDSILQDKTATTLTRNITLMSILTIASALLEFVGDGIYNSTMGRVHSHFQGKVFQAVLRQETEFFQQNQTGNITSRVRDDTSAVCESLSEELSILMWYLVRGLCLLGLMLWGSLTLTLVTLAALPLLFLLPEKLGKWCQSLGVQVRDSLAEASQVAIEALSAMPTVRSFANEEGEAQKFRQKLEEMKTLNQKEAMAYAFNLCTTDISGLLLKVGILYIGGQMVITGTVSSGNLVAFVLYQIQFTGAVKVLLSTYPQVQKAIGSSDKIFEYLDRTPRCPPRGLLIPSNMESLVQFQDVSFAYPNDPDVPVLQGLTFTLYPGKVTALVGPNGSGKSTVAALLQNLYQPTTGQLLLDGEPLPQYEHRYLHRQVAAVGQEPQLFGRSIQENIAYGLIKKPTMEEIKSAAIQSGAHSFISGLPQGYDTEVGEAGGQLSGGQRQAVALARALIRKPRVLILDDATSALDANSQLQVQQLLYESPERFSRSVLLITQNLSLVEQADHILFLKGGTICEEGTHQQLMENRGCYFDMVQAPAGAPE, via the exons ATGGCCTGTCCAAAGTGGTCCGCCGGCTGCAGGTTCTTCCGCTGCTCCGGAGCTTCCCTGGGAGCGTGGCTGGGGGCGTCACTGCTACTTTCCGCCGACTGTGTGCTGCTCCGGACTGCGCTGCCCGGAGTAGTCTCCCGGCTAGTGCCCTCTTCGCTGCTGCTGCTCCGGACCTGGGTGGTGGGCCTGAGCCGCTGGATCATACTGTGGCTGGGGGTCCGCGGGATCCTCAAGGCAACAGTTGGCTGCAAGGGCGGAAGCACAAGGGGCCACGGGTGGCTGGCAGTTTTGGAGCCATTGGCGGCGGCCCTGGGTTTGGCCTTGCCGGGACTTGCCTTGCTTCGAGAGCTGGGCTCGTGGGGAGCCCTCGGGGATGTTGATAGCACCAGACTATTGCATTGGGGAAGTCGCCTGGATGCGTTCGTCCTCAGTTATGTAGCCGCGCTGCCTGCAGCCGCACTGTGGCACAAGCTCGGGAGCCTCTGGGAGGCCAGCGGTCATGGAGACTCTGGGGTTGCGGTACGTCGACTTCTAGGCTGCCTGGGCTCAGAGGTGCGACGTTTCCCTCTGATCCTGGTCCTACTGGTTCTCTCCTGTCTTG ggGAGATGGCCATTCCATTCTTCACTGGCCGCCTCACGGACTCGATTCTACAAGATAAGACAGCTACTACTTTAACCCGAAACATCACTCTTATGTCCATTCTCACCATAGCCAG TGCACTGCTGGAGTTCGTGGGTGATGGGATCTATAACAGCACAATGGGGCGTGTACATAGTCACTTTCAGGGAAAGGTGTTTCAGGCTGTCCTGCGCCAGGAGACGGAGTTTTTCCAGCAGAACCAAACAG GTAACATCACCTCTCGAGTAAGAGATGACACATCCGCCGTGTGTGAGTCTCTGAGTGAGGAGCTGAGCATATTGATGTGGTACCTGGTGCGAGGACTGTGTCTCTTGGGGCTCATGCTCTGGGGATCACTGACCCTCACCCTGGTCACCCTAGCTGCCCTGCCTCTGCTTTTCCTTCTGCCTGAGAAGCTGGGAAAATGGTGCCAG tcactgggagtacaggtgcgGGACTCTCTGGCAGAGGCCAGCCAGGTGGCCATCGAGGCCCTATCAGCTATGCCTACAGTCCGGAGCTTTGCCAATGAGGAAGGCGAGGCCCAGAAGTTTAGGCAGAAGCTGGAGGAAATGAAGACACTCAACCAAAAGGAGGCCATGGCCTATGCATTCAACCTGTGCACCACTGAT ATCTCAGGGCTGCTGCTGAAGGTGGGAATCCTATACATTGGTGGGCAGATGGTGATAACAGGGACTGTAAGCAGTGGGAACCTCGTTGCATTTGTTCTCTACCAGATACAGTTCACTGGTGCTGTCAAG GTGCTGCTTTCCACCTATCCCCAGGTACAGAAGGCTATAGGCTcctcagataaaatatttgaatatctgGACCGGACCCCTCGCTGCCCACCCAGGGGTCTATTGATTCCCTCAAACATGGAGAGCCTTGTCCAGTTCCAAGATGTCTCCTTTGCCTATCCTAATGATCCAGATGTCCCAGTGCTGCAG GGGCTGACATTCACCCTGTATCCTGGTAAAGTGACAGCACTAGTGGGACCCAATGGATCAGGGAAGAGCACTGTGGCTGCCCTGCTGCAGAATCTTTACCAGCCCACCACAGGCCAGCTGCTGCTGGATGGGGAGCCCCTTCCCCAATATGAACATCGCTACCTGCACAGACAG GTGGCTGCAGTGGGACAAGAACCACAGTTGTTTGGAAGAAGTATTCAAGAAAATATTGCCTATGGTCTAATCAAGAAGCCAACTATGGAGGAGATAAAAAGTGCTGCAATACAGTCTGGAGCCCATAGTTTCATTTCTGGGCTCCCTCAGGGCTATGACACAG AGGTAGGTGAGGCTGGGGGCCAGCTGTCAGGAGGTCAGCGACAGGCAGTGGCCTTGGCCCGAGCATTGATTCGGAAGCCACGTGTACTCATTCTAGATGACGCCACGAGTGCCCTGGATGCAAACAGCCAGTTACAG GTGCAGCAACTCCTGTATGAAAGCCCAGAGCGTTTCTCTCGCTCTGTGCTTCTTATCACCCAGAATCTCAGCTTGGTGGAGCAGGCTGACCACATCCTCTTTCTGAAAGGAGGCACCATCTGTGAGGAGGGAACCCACCAGCAGCTCATGGAGAATAGGGGATGCTACTTCGACATGGTGCAGGCTCCTGCAGGTGCTCCAGAATGA
- the Psmb8 gene encoding proteasome subunit beta type-8, with protein sequence MALLDVCGAPGGQRPDWVVPVAGNRHRSDPGHYSFSMRTPELALPRGMQPTEFLQSLGRDEERNVQIEMAHGTTTLAFKFQHGVIVAVDSRASAGSYIATLRVNKVIEINPYLLGTMSGCAADCQYWERLLAKECRLYYLRNGERISVSAASKLLSNMMCQYRGMGLSMGSMICGWDKKGPGLYYVDENGTRLSGHMFSTGSGNSYAYGVMDSGYRPNLSTEEAYDLGRRAIVHATHRDSYSGGVVNMYHMKEDGWVKVESTDVSDLLHHYRDASQ encoded by the exons ATGGCGCTGCTGGACGTGTGCGGAGCCCCCGGAGGGCAGCGGCCCGACTGGGTTGTCCCCGTTGCGGGAAACAGGCATCGCTCCGACCCGGGACACTACAGTTTCTCTATGCGAACTCCGGAGCTCGCCCTCCCCCGGGGAATGCAG CCCACTGAATTCCTGCAGTCCTTAGGTAGGGATGAAGAAAGAAATGTCCAGATTGAGATGGCCCATGGCACAACCACACTGGCCTTCAAGTTCCAGCATGGAGTTATTGTAGCAGTGGATTCCCGGGCCTCGGCCGGAAGTTACATTG CCACCTTAAGGGTGAACAAGGTGATTGAGATTAATCCCTACCTGCTTGGCACCATGTCTGGCTGTGCGGCAGACTGTCAGTACTGGGAGCGCCTGTTGGCCAAGGAGTGCAG GCTGTACTACTTGCGGAATGGGGAGCGGATCTCAGTGTCAGCTGCCTCCAAACTGCTCTCCAACATGATGTGTCAGTACCGGGGCATGGGCCTCTCCATGGGCAGTATGATCTGTGGCTGGGACAAGAAG GGTCCAGGACTTTACTATGTGGATGAAAATGGGACTCGACTCTCAGGACATATGTTCTCCACGGGTAGTGGGAACAGTTATGCCTACGGGGTTATGGACAGTGGCTATCGGCCCAATCTTAGTACTGAAGAAGCCTATGACCTTGGTCGCAGGGCTATTGTTCATGCCACTCACAGAGACAGCTATTCTGGAGGCGTTGTTAATA TGTACCATATGAAGGAAGACGGTTGGGTGAAAGTGGAAAGTACAGATGTCAGTGACCTGCTGCACCACTACCGGGATGCCAGTCAGTAA
- the Tap2 gene encoding antigen peptide transporter 2 yields MALPDLRPWASLLLLDAVLLWLLQGTLGTLLPQGLPGLWLEGTLRLGGLWGLLKLWGLLGFVRTLLPLLCLGTPLFLSLRSFVGGTLSAPPVRVASASWSWLLAGYGAAVLSWAVWAVLSPPGAEEREPSQENNRDLMWRLLKLSRPDLPFLLAAFFFLVTAVLGETLIPHYSGRVIDILGGDFDPDAFASAIFSMCLFSVGSSVSAGCRGGSFFFIMSRINLRIREQLFSSLLRQDLSFFQETKTGELNSRLSSDTTLMSRWLPLNANVILRSLVKVIGLYGFMLSVSPRLTFLSMLEMPLLIAVEKLYNMRHQAVLLEIQDAVAKAGQVVREAVGGLQTVRSFGAEEDEVCRYKKAVERCRQLWWRRDLERALYLLIRRVLTLGVQVLVLSCGLQQILAGEVTRGGLLSFLLYQEDVGNYVRALVFGFGDMLSNVGAAEKVFRYLDRKPNLPEPGTLAPPTLQGIVEFQDVSFAYPNRPDQPVLKGLTFTLHAGEMTALVGPNGSGKSTVAALLQNLYQPTGGRLLLDGEPISNYEHHYLHSQVALVGQEPMLFSGSVRDNIAYGLRNCEDDKVMAAARAAHAYDFINEMKHGIYTDVGEKGSQLAAGQKQRLAIARALVRDPRILILDEATSALDVQCEQALQAWKSRGDRTVLVIAHRLRTVQNADQILVLKQGELLDHAQLREGQDIYSRLVQQHLEE; encoded by the exons ATGGCGCTCCCTGACCTGAGGCCCTGGGCCTCCCTGCTGCTATTGGACGCAGTCTTACTCTGGCTGCTTCAGGGGACTCTGGGGACTTTGCTTCCTCAAGGGCTTCCAGGACTATGGCTGGAAGGAACCTTGAGACTTGGAGGCCTGTGGGGGCTGCTAAAGCTGTGGGGGCTTCTGGGATTTGTGAGGACCTTGCTGCCCCTGCTGTGCCTGGGGACCCCCTTGTTCCTCTCTCTGAGATCCTTCGTCGGGGGAACATTGAGTGCTCCCCCAGTCAGAgtggcttcagcctcttggagcTGGCTGCTAGCAGGGTATGGGGCTGCAGTGCTAAGCTGGGCGGTATGGGCTGTTTTGAGCCCTCCTGGAGCCGAGGAGAGAGAGCCGAGCCAGGAGAACAACAGAGACCTGATGTGGAGGTTGCTGAAGCTCTCCAGGCCAGACCTGCCATTCCTCTTGGCCGCCTTCTTCTTCCTTGTTACTGCTGTGTTGG GTGAAACATTGATCCCTCACTATTCCGGTCGGGTGATTGACATCCTGGGCGGTGATTTTGACCCTGATGCTTTTGCCAGCGCCATATTTTCCATGTGCCTGTTCTCTGTTGGGAG CTCGGTGTCTGCAGGTTGCCGAGGGGGCTCCTTTTTCTTCATCATGTCCAGAATCAACTTGCGGATCCGGGAGCAGCTTTTCTCCTCCCTGCTGCGTCAGGACCTCAGTTTCTTCCAGGAGACTAAGACAG GGGAGTTGAACTCACGGCTGAGTTCAGATACCACCCTGATGAGCCGCTGGCTTCCTTTAAATGCCAATGTAATCTTGCGGAGCCTGGTGAAAGTGATTGGGCTGTATGGCTTCATGCTAAGCGTGTCACCGCGACTCACCTTCCTCTCCATGCTCGAAATGCCCCTCCTAATAGCAGTGGAAAAGCTGTACAATATGCGCCATCAG GCCGTGCTGCTGGAGATCCAGGATGCAGTGGCGAAGGCAGGGCAGGTGGTGCGGGAGGCAGTTGGCGGGCTGCAGACCGTGCGCAGTTTTGGGGCGGAGGAGGATGAGGTCTGCCGCTATAAGAAGGCTGTGGAGCGGTGCCGGCAGTTGTGGTGGCGACGGGACCTGGAACGTGCTCTGTACCTGCTTATACGGAGG GTGCTGACCTTGGGTGTGCAGGTGCTGGTGCTGAGCTGCGGGCTGCAGCAGATCCTGGCCGGCGAGGTCACGAGGGgcgggctgctctcctttctgctCTACCAGGAGGACGTGGGGAACTACGTTCGA GCTCTGGTATTTGGTTTTGGTGATATGCTGAGCAACGTGGGAGCTGCAGAGAAGGTTTTCCGATACCTGGACAGAAAGCCCAACCTGCCTGAGCCAGGGACTCTGGCCCCTCCCACACTGCAGGGGATTGTGGAATTCCAAGACGTCTCATTTGCATATCCCAATCGCCCTGACCAACCTGTGCTCAAG GGGCTGACGTTCACCCTCCACGCTGGAGAGATGACAGCGCTGGTGGGACCCAATGGTTCTGGGAAGAGCACTGTGGCTGCCCTGCTGCAGAATCTGTACCAGCCCACAGGAGGGCGGCTGCTGTTGGATGGGGAGCCCATCTCAAACTATGAGCACCACTACCTGCACAgccag GTGGCTTTGGTGGGGCAGGAGCCCATGCTGTTTTCGGGTTCTGTGAGGGACAACATTGCTTACGGGCTGAGGAACTGTGAGGATGACAAGGTGATGGCTGCCGCCCGGGCGGCCCATGCATATGACTTCATAAATGAAATGAAGCATGGGATATATACAG ATGTAGGGGAGAAAGGGAGCCAGTTGGCTGCAGGACAGAAGCAGCGCCTGGCCATTGCCCGGGCCCTTGTGCGGGATCCACGGATCCTCATCCTGGATGAGGCCACCAGTGCCCTAGATGTGCAGTGTGAGCAGGCC CTCCAGGCCTGGAAATCTCGTGGGGACCGAACGGTGCTGGTGATCGCTCACAGGCTGCGCACGGTTCAGAATGCTGACCAGATCCTGGTGCTGAAGCAGGGGGAGCTGCTGGACCACGCCCAGCTCAGGGAGGGCCAGGACATCTACTCCCGCCTGGTACAGCAGCATCTGGAGGAGTGA